From the genome of Pelobates fuscus isolate aPelFus1 chromosome 6, aPelFus1.pri, whole genome shotgun sequence, one region includes:
- the LOC134614341 gene encoding histone H2B 1.1: protein MPEPAKSAPAPKKGSKKAVTKTQKKDGKKRRKSRKESYAIYVYKVLKQVHPDTGISSKAMGIMNSFVNDIFERIAGEASRLAHYNKRSTITSREIQTAVRLLLPGELAKHAVSEGTKAVTKYTSAK, encoded by the coding sequence ATGCCTGAACCAGCCAAGTCCGCTCCCGCACCCAAGAAGGGCTCTAAAAAAGCCGTGACCAAGACCCAGAAGAAGGATGGGAAGAAGCGcagaaagagcaggaaggagagctatgccatctacgtgtacaaggtgctgaaACAGGTCCACCCCGACACCGGTATCTCCTCCAAGGCCATGGGGATCATGAactcctttgtcaatgatatcttCGAGCGCATCGCAGGGGAAGCCTCCCGTCTGGCTCACTATAACAAgcgctccaccatcacctcccgggAGATCCAGACCGCTGTACGGCTCTTACTGCCCGGAGAGCTGGCCAAACACGCCGTGTCTGAGGGCACCAAGGCAGTGACCaagtacaccagcgccaagtaa
- the LOC134614342 gene encoding histone H4 — MSGRGKGGKGLGKGGAKRHRKVLRDNIQGITKPAIRRLARRGGVKRISGLIYEETRGVLKVFLENVIRDAVTYTEHAKRKTVTAMDVVYALKRQGRTLYGFGG, encoded by the coding sequence ATGTCTGGTCGCGGTAAAGGAGGGAAAGGGCTCGGTAAAGGTGGTGCCAAGCGGCACAGGAAGGTGCTCCGTGATAACATCCAGGGGATCACTAAACCGGCTATCCGCCGTTTGGCTCGCAGAGGAGGTGTCAAGCGAATCTCCGGCCTCATTTACGAGGAGACTCGAGGAGTGCTGAAAGTCTTCCTGGAGAACGTTATCCGCGATGCCGTCACATACACCGAGCACGCCAAGAGGAAGACGGTCACCGCCATGGACGTGGTGTACGCGCTGAAACGCCAGGGCCGCACTCTCTACGGTTTCGGAGGTTAA
- the LOC134614340 gene encoding histone H2A type 2-B translates to MSGRGKQGGKVRAKAKTRSSRAGLQFPVGRVHRLLRKGNYAERVGAGAPVYLAAVLEYLTAEILELAGNAARDNKKTRIIPRHLQLAVRNDEELNKLLGGVTIAQGGVLPNIQAVLLPKKTDSHKPAKSK, encoded by the coding sequence ATGTCAGGAAGAGGCAAACAGGGCGGCAAAGTCAGGGCTAAAGCCAAGACCCGATCATCCAGAGCAGGTCTGCAGTTCCCAGTCGGCCGTGTCCACAGGCTGCTCAGAAAGGGCAATTATGCCGAGCGGGTTGGAGCCGGAGCTCCGGtctatctggctgcagtgctggagtatCTGACCGCCGAGATCCTGGAACTGGCTGGGAATGCAGCCCGAGACAACAAGAAGACCCGCATCATCCCCCGCCATCTGCAGCTCGCTGTGCGCAACGACGAGGAGCTCAACAAACTGCTCGGAGGGGTCACCATAGCCCAGGGTGGGGTATTGCCCAATATCCAGGCTGTTTTACTGCCCAAGAAAACCGACAGCCACAAGCCAGCCAAGAGCAAGTAA